The sequence ATAAGCGGTGGCAAAAGTATCGGTGGAGATAGATTTTCAAACAGAGAAAAGAGGCTACCTGAAGCTGATGGCAGAAAGTGGTTTGAGTGCGATGTAAATTATAATGGTGGCAGGCGCGGCGCTGAGAGAATTTTATACTCAAACGACGGACTTATCTACTACACGCCTGATCACTACGAGCATTTTTACCTGCTTTATGAAAGGAGGACGCAATGAAAATCGTGATCTTAGATGCCAAAAAGATGCTCGAAAAAGAAAAAATGTATGAGCATTTTGCTAAGAAATTTGACCTGCCAGAGTACTACGGCAAAAATTTAGACGCGCTCTTTGACTGCCTTTGTGAGATAAATGAGCCAACGCTTATAAAGCTAAAAAACGAAAATGTTTTAGATGGTGCCACAAAAGAGAGCTTAACCCAGCTATTTAGCGACGTTTGCAACGAAAATGAGCTAGTTAAATTTAAGCTTGTAAAAGATGAAAAATGATATTTGGAAAGATTGATTATCTAAATTTACTCCCATTTCACGTATTTTTAAAATCAGCCCCACTAAGCTCTCAGATAAAAAAGGCGATCGAGTTTAAAAAGGGCGTGCCAAGCAAGCTAAATAGAGCCCTAAATGCCAGAAAGATCGATGCTGCAGTTATCTCAAGCATAGCAAGCAAAAAGGCAAATTTAAAGAAGCTAAATTTTGGAATAGTCGCCAAAAAAGATGTAAAAAGCGTGCTTGTTCGCAAAAACTCAGCCCCAAAGCCAGATCCTGCCTCAGCTAGCTCAAACGCCCTAGCCAAGGTGCTTAAACTAAATGGAGAGGTGATCATAGGCGACAGGGCGCTAAAGGCATACTTAAGCGAGGGCAAAGAGTGCTTTTATGACCTTGGT comes from Campylobacter concisus and encodes:
- a CDS encoding barstar family protein — its product is MKIVILDAKKMLEKEKMYEHFAKKFDLPEYYGKNLDALFDCLCEINEPTLIKLKNENVLDGATKESLTQLFSDVCNENELVKFKLVKDEK
- a CDS encoding MqnA/MqnD/SBP family protein; the protein is MIFGKIDYLNLLPFHVFLKSAPLSSQIKKAIEFKKGVPSKLNRALNARKIDAAVISSIASKKANLKKLNFGIVAKKDVKSVLVRKNSAPKPDPASASSNALAKVLKLNGEVIIGDRALKAYLSEGKECFYDLGKIWYEKTNLPFVFGRFSYVKNGSFYKKLVAKFLQKNVKIPNYILAKYAKSRDISEQDIKWYLKFISYKIGPKEQKSLRKFFKENRLLKVAKRIKFL